atggccaattcacctgacctgcacatctttggaccgtgggaggaaaccggagcaccctgaggaaacccacgcagacacagggagaatatgcaaactccacacagacagtcacccgacgctggaatcgaacctgggaccctggtgctgtgaggcagcagtgctaaccactgagccaccgtgccacccagaaaTTGAGCCTGACGTGGTTTGAACATGCaaccttctgatctggagtcagatGCGCTACCGTTGTGCCACAAACCCACAGCCCTGTCACAACACTGTTAAATGTACAGTAGCACTTTAATATAAAGCCTACATCAGATTCACATTGTTAAGTGTGCAGCAGGTCTCCATTTTGAACGGATGGCAGGATCTCACTGCTCAATGGTAAAGCTCCAGGTTTACCTCCTCTCCCAAAACCCTTCAAGAGATGAGTGCCCAATATGATCCTGAATAAATCGTGCAGAGGTCTCTTCCTGAACATCACAACTGCAATATTTAACAGCTTCTGCACTGAAAATACCTAGAAACTGCCCTCTGAGCCGAGTTTGACTTTCCTCTTTGGCATTGACAAACTATGCGGTCTTTTTGTGTCCCTCATTCACCTGGGAGTCAGTGGAGAAGGAAGGAAACAGCAAATGGAGCCCTGATGCAGCGTTGATCAGGTTGGGGTGAAGCCAGAACTGATCCAAAGTTTAGAACCTTGCAGCCCGGGGGTGCCATCACTGGGGTGGACCATGTACTCCAGGGGTTAAAAAGAGAAGTTATCCAAACCTTCATTTTATTTCCTATATTTGGAAGGTTAAAGGGTGATTTAATTGAGGTATTCAACACATTTAAGGGGAACAGAAAGATTAGATAGAGTTAAACTATTTCTGCTTGTTGAAGTGCGGTGTACTGAGACTCGGGGGCATAGTTTGAAAATTAGAAGCGTACCTTTTTAGGAATGAAATCAAAAAACATTTCTACACATGAAGGGCAGTAAAAGTTTGGCATTCCATATGTAAATGCTAATTGATGATAAAGCATTTTAAAAGAGAGCTTGATAGATTTTTGTAAACCAAATGTTCTAAAGGATATTGGAAAAGAGTATGGAGTTTAGTCCAAGgccagctatgatctcattgaataattGAACAGGGTCAAAGGACTACATTACCTCTCCCACTTCCATATAGCATAGTGGTTTCTGCGCTGCTTGCCTTGTGTAAAGGTTTCAGTCACCAGTGAATCATAGGACTGTAAGAATGGATAGATTTTCAGGAGTTTTGCTTAACAGTTTATGCAGCCTTCCCTAGAGGGATTGGGTAAATTAATTCAGAATTGAGCCTGCAAAAAGCTTTTCTTATTATTTGTTTCGAATTCGATGACTTTTGAACATGAACTTTTATTTTTGTCAGTCTAAATATCATTGAATGTTATCCATGTAGTTTAGCTTTTTCTCTTACTGTGTACATATTCACTCAATAATTTCAATTATGTTGCTTTATATATGATAACACTGTCCAGGAATAGGGAAAACATTGCCTTTTCAATGAACGATATTTGTAAATAGTCATTTGGTACAGACCTTGAGTATTGATGAAAAAAGACTCATTTTGTTGAAACTTTTTGTCTTGCAACCATCAGTACAATTCATAACAATACCAATGTAGAGAAAATAAAAATGTAAAGACAAAATCTTTGACAGAAGTGTTTTTCTGTGGCAATACTCAAGAAGATGTATGAGGTGATGCATCCTGATAAACaaaagccaccatgccaccctaattaATTCCGACGAGGCTGAGAGTCTGTGTTTCAAAATGGCATATTAAACACTCCATTTCAGATTTGGCAAGAGTCCTTAAAGTACATTTACTCTTTGTCTCTGTTATGAAGTGCTACATCTTTCTGgttcttgaaacagttaaattcCAAAGATAGAGTCAGTATGTAAAGACATTTTCTTCAAAACCTTGGTTGAATATAAGAAATTATTTTGCACTGTTATCTTTAAGCAAAGTTAGTGAAAATGTACAGTTGGTAACAATTGTAATTATAACATTAAGTGAGCTTTTGCTTGTCCCCATTATTATTCATTGTTTTTAATGTGAGCTAACAAAAGTAAAGATCGTTAACAAATAATATCTTCAACAGATTCCAGTCACTCAAACTCTGAAGATTGCAACTCCTCCATTGGAatagcagaattgcacacaaacacagaatgtGAACATCGGCATATCAACATTGCACAGATAATGGAACATTTTTACAAAGATGCAGGAGAAAGGAAATTGGTGGAGTCTGACCCTGTGTCAGAAAAAATTGCTCATCTGCTGACCTCAAAGATTTCACAACTGAAAGAAAAGGGAGGTGGTCAGTATTTGCTGCGAAGCTTCCAAATGGCCCTTGTTTTGCTTTCTAGGCATGGTGCCAACATCTTCAAAATAGGAAATTGTAGAGGTGGGCATTTCTCCTCCCCCGTCAATTCTGCAGAATTCAGCTCTTTGCCTGGACTCTCAAAGGATGTTGTCTGTTTTATTCAGCAGGAGATTTCAAAATCTGCAAATACAATGATATGAAACATATTAAAAATGTTCTATGTAAAATATTTTGATAATTGTGGAACAAGTTGTTTTCTGTAGTATTTGCAAATAAATATTTAGTACGTTTATGATATGTTTTCAATTAAATGTGAGTGCATTCATTAAAATATCAGGTGGATATTTTGCAAATAATTAACTATTTGGCATCCAGTATAACTACAAGTGTTTTGTAGGCTTAGGTTTTAAAATGAATGCTCAATTTTATGTAGAAATTCTATCATATTTAAAACTGATGAAATGTTTAATCATCTAAAATGTACAAATTAATGTTTCTTTATTGGAAGTATGAAGCAATTGTGATGAAACGCATACCCCGCTATTAAATACTTATAATTTTTGTACATGTTTAATGATAACAAAATTGACCTGATTATATTAATTCACCAAGTTGAAGGCAAAAATGTGATCCAACAAGAGACATAGAACAAACTACAAACCAGCTGCTGACATCTTGGCATTTGGTCACAACATACGTGTATGGGATTGAATAGCAGGAGTAAGTCATTTGGAGCATGAACCTGCTTGTGATTTGTTTGTATTTTGCATTCCATATTCCCACTATAAACTTTGACTTCTTTGCCTAACAAGAGTTTATCCACTTCTGTtgtgaaaatattcaatgactatGCTTCCGCTGCCTTCTGAGGCAGACTGTTCCAAAATTTCAAAATCCTCTTGAGAATAAACAAAAATCTCCTCACGTCTGTCCACAAGGGCCATGCCTAATTTTTAAGCTGTTTTTAAATGTTAGTTTTAGAAATTTTAAATTATTTGGGATCTAGTCAAccttcattcttttaaattccagtgGATATAGCTAAGGTTCTTCAACATTTCCTCATAGACAATCCACTCATATCAGATATCAATCTTATAAGTTAAACCaaagaaatctgaaaaaaaagaaattgctggagaaacccaacaagtctggcaacatctggcAGAATTAGTGAAGAGTCACCCAACTCGAAattttaattctgctttctttgcatagatactgccagacctcctgagtttcttcagcaatttctgtttatatatCAACCTAATAAAACTTATCTAACCTGCTTTCATTACCTTTATCTGCTTCCTTGAATAAGGAGACCCAAACTGCACAGCTGGTATGTTACCCTACATTCTGAGCTCCTGCTTTGTGCTTTACCTACGTTTCATGCAGCATCATGttaaatgtcttctggaaatccaagtatagtATGCCCATAGGCTCCACTGTATCCAAGTTTattttcaaagaactccaataaatttcctttcacaaaatcatgctAACTTTTCCCAACTACCTTTTTTAAGTGTCCACTTATAAACTCCTTAATGAACGATTCTCACACTTTTCCCATGATATTAAGCTGACTGACCTAGTGGTTTCCTTTTTCTGCCTTCCTCCCTTCTTAAGTAGAAGAGTTATATTTGTTTCTTTCCAGTCTGATGGAACCTCGATGCATTTACTGCCTCATTCACCACCTCGTTTAAGAGCCTAGGGTGAAAGACTATCAGGACCTGGAGATGTGTCAGTTTGCAGCACTGTCAGTTTGCTCAGTACCACTTCCTTAAGCGATAATAATTTCACCAAATCCTGCTTCTCCTTTCAACTCCTGATTTACAGCCATTACTGGAATGCTTTCTGCATCCTCTGTAGTGAAAACAGAAGCAAAGTATATGTTCATTACCACTTTCTTGTTACCTACAGTTAACATCCTATTCACATTCTCTAGAGGATCAATACTCACCTTACTTTTttacattcattcatgggatattgtTGGTCTGTTACCGTAGTCTTTCCAGACCATCAGACTGCTCTCCTATTAGAGACAGAGCAACtaatggtgatttaacctgagggccaccataccttaggtgaggggagagactgagaaggagagttcttcatggtaacctcagccggtgataggaattgaacccacgcagTTGGCATCATGCTgcttcacaaaccaaccatccagccacaTAAGCTGACGAGACCAGATTTATTGCTAGTCCTTAATTGCCCTGAGGACAGTTAAGATTTAACCCAattctgtggatctggagtcacatccaggctagaccagctaaggatggcagatttccttccctaaatggtaTTTatgaccagatgggtttttaagtAATGTAGATGCCATTAAattccatatttttattgaattcaaatttcaccattttccATCAGAGTTGCATGACAAATGGTCAAACTGTCTAAATAGTCcaaaaaaaggaaactgaggagaGTCAGTGAAGTAAACATTAAAGAGTTAATGGGAGTAATATTTCTGTGGAATTGAGTAGCATTTGGAAATAGGTTAAAACTTTGTTTTTTGTGCAAAGATCTTACTATGTATATAATAACTTTGTTTTTtattattttcttttgttcttttgCAATAAATGTTCTAAAATAAATGTAAACATGTTTCGGTGACTAACCATCATGCTAACCAATTGAGACAGTAAAATATGTGATTcatcaagccaggtttcattctgggattTGATGTCCAGTATAGCTATCAGCAAGGTCATAACAATACTGATTATATAGGTTCTGAAGTTAAAGATAAATTAACTTGTCTTTTATTAATGTTAACAGGGAGTACAAGTTTGTGAACTTTTGAATAGAATATCCATTGTGGTCTTATTTATTTCTAACACGGGTTAGAGTTCAACACTGGATACCATATAACTGCTGAAAACAACTCTTATTTGTACACCACGTAGACACTTCCTAAGTAAAATCAGATAATTTGCTTTGAGACTTTCAATTCTCAGATTACTGAGATACAATCCTCATGGGTCATATCCTATGATAGCAGGTTATGGCTCTGTTGCACGTTACTTCTTTGTAATCCCAATATGGAACTCAGCCCATTTCCTGCAATTGAAAGATAAAATACTTTTGCATAGTTATAAACATGTTTTATAAAATACTAACCTAAACCGGACATGTTAAGGTGGATGTTGATCTTGTGTGATTGTGTAAGGTGGATGATAATGAATTGGCAACCAGTTTACAGTTCCCTAATGTTTGTTTCCCCATTGAAATCAAAATCCGGTGACTCTTTGTCCCAACTCATTGATTATTCAAAGCAAGGATTGTGCCACTGGTTCCTTTTCTGCCCAGTAATTTGCAATAGGCTTGAGAATTGAAATAATTCCATTCTCTGATGAATATATTTATAACTGACAATGCATGTTAGAGATGTCCTGACTACAAT
This is a stretch of genomic DNA from Chiloscyllium punctatum isolate Juve2018m chromosome 11, sChiPun1.3, whole genome shotgun sequence. It encodes these proteins:
- the LOC140483291 gene encoding shieldin complex subunit 1-like → MSTNEGLSSNLSESHSVLELPTTYSLPNVGDQLMSDEDIASKHSDSIGITSASATPIINTDSSHSNSEDCNSSIGIAELHTNTECEHRHINIAQIMEHFYKDAGERKLVESDPVSEKIAHLLTSKISQLKEKGGGQYLLRSFQMALVLLSRHGANIFKIGNCRGGHFSSPVNSAEFSSLPGLSKDVVCFIQQEISKSANTMI